A region of the Culex quinquefasciatus strain JHB chromosome 1, VPISU_Cqui_1.0_pri_paternal, whole genome shotgun sequence genome:
AAACATTTCAAGGAAAACCTCAAATGTGTGCAAGTGAAAGAAAACTCCTAGAAAAACAACTTCTTCACCAACAACTCTCAACCATCAGGTCCCGACCCCACTGACGCCCGTCAGCCTTTCACGCCTGACGCTGGCAGTTGAATTGTTGCAAAGTGACAGAATATTTATTATTGTAATTTCTCCGTGGCCTTCTTACACCCTCCCTAATCCTGGTGAAATGTCGCAGggaaaaggagaaaaaaaattgtcacaaaAAATCTGCGCTCTTCAAAGGAGCACACGACACTCGTTGAAACTCAACTCAAGCCAGGCCACCAAGAAGGATGCACGCGAATAATATTACTTGGTCGTTAAATTggatttgaataaattaaacTTGTGTGCAAGATTTTCGGTGGTGATATCCGGAGTGTCACCAGGGAGGCGGGCAACAAGTTGGTGTGTTCATGGTCTCTTGGCataaaagttccaaaatttaaccaattttggaaattttggagtcaaaaaacagcagaaaaaaaacccggacacctcatcttgttttatcaattatttggatataagttcacattatgaatgtcaaaactgtgttatttgatgaattctaacataaacttttatttaaagtttatgtgaacgctgtagttaatgtcaagacagttaaataatataaaattataagattaccaaaaatgcgaaacatttcacgtgaaatatttcataggcgtccgaagcaccgggaaggcaaagcagaaatttatgattattttgattttctgaaattcaagcaaatttttatataaaatatcgattgttttgatgtgaacagcttatttgagacctaaagaatgccattgactaacatttcagtccaaatttgtgcgattcattagcaaaaatgagtgtccggaattcgaagcaaaagtgtccggattttgaatcagcttctatcagtgtccgggattcgaagcacaacaagtaattttaattttcgaattctgatgaaaaattgtttgaaaagacatattttgcatgcgttctcttaaaactgactgttaatactacatcctgatgatatttcttcaattccaacttattacatgttttttgtcagctataacaaaaatgatatgctactaagtgtccggatttcgaatcatgacgttaatcaatgaagtccttcctacatcattgttgatcgggaggcacgacgtcgtgtgattTATTGCATTAAAATAGGTTTAAGTGTTCAAAGTGATTAAATTACTGTAAAAAGACCTTccatatcatcgttgatcgaacGGCACGCTGGCGGTTTAAGTCGTATGGGTAATCGTGgtgcaaaattacatttttttattaaaatatctgtgcgcgagtgttttggtgtgctaattagaaagaccttcccatagcatcgtagctcggagggcttgGCGACGGGTTTATTATggaagtcctccccatagcatcgtagctcgggaggcatcgaaaagctaATTCCTTATTCTACTTACGCTgaggattcaacggtctcaagcggtgtcAACGgatatatagcgaaaaactatgcttgatgagtctgcaacttcaactatcggactgacattcctcccttttgttgaactgcaggcttcttgggagggcgccggtattgactaatgaAGTCGGgctcttcaggggttaaacagtgaacggatggtcaTTGTCTAACTTTAGCTGAGCTGATGCTCATTAGGGACCTAcaaagggaaatgaaatgttctgggagaaatttcaaacacccaaagtcatataaatttaaggttgaacaacttgtagtttttctttggtgttGGCACTTTGTTTGTACcaaacaagcacaaacataataaaaattaccagattattatcaacaacagttttacaatacttttaattgttataagtctcgttttttgacaaaattattttaaattgattccaaccttgttcttgcatgatcttgttgctcgattggaacgccgatttgacagttcgattgaaaccctgagagtgacatttcgcctcaaAGTTTTGAACTGGCCATAGTTCAGATTCGACAGATTATtcttaaacgttttttttttgtcatgttggTCATGCCTGGAACATAACCAAtagcagtttttttgttttacatttttttatttgtttgaagtTTGATTCTTAATAAGCTTTGATCAAGAAATGCTCCATTTAGGAGTTGcttaaaaattatgattatttTACTACAGCTGATGTATATTATAGAATAATTGTAGcgattatttgtatttttagacCAATGTTGGCAGTATAATAAGAATATAATTATTCTTTGATTTTACCTGAGGAAAGAGCCCAAGACCTCGACGATCTGGGTGACGTATGGAAGAGAtgaaatcgcattttttttcaagaggaaCCTCTTCAACTGCTGTAGAAGCATGATTATGACAGTTTCACATTGCAAATTTATACCTCGGAAGTGAAGATGCTACCAATAACGTCTCTTCTTCCTCAATTGAAGCCTGCACGTGACAGCCTCCTTCTTCATCGTGACGAATCCAACTGTTAAAATATCTCTTCTCTCAATTCCAGACTGCATGCAGGTGACATCCGAGGACGGTGAGTTCGTCTTCCGGAAGGTCGCACCGGTCGTGTCCGCGCCCAAACATGGCCGCCTCATCGACATCCTGGGCAGCGCACCCTCGATGGAGGTTTGCGGCCTGTACTTTGTCACCGATCCGGACAAGATCGTCGAGGTCAGCGTGAAGCACCTGGACGTCAACTGTGACACCGGCGGGCTGATGTCCTTCGTGGACGGGTGGGAACTCAACGGGATGTACTTCCCGACGGAGCAGGACCACCCCAAAGGGATGGAGCAGCGGGTCGAGGAGTTTTGCAACGACCCGAAGCTGTGGCCGTACAGTCCCGTGCGGAAGGCGTTCCGGTCCAGCCAGAATGCGGCCCTGGTCCAGTACCGGATACCGATCAGTGGGTCGTTCGTCGTGTCCGTGCGGTATCTGCGCAATCCGGATCGTAAGACCAACCTGAAATCAGTCTGAGTgtgaaataataaattataactTTCTTACTAAACAGCTTGTAATGTAATGGCCGAAGGGGTTGCTCCGTACTACACGCTCAGGAACCATGGCAAGCACCGGAACTGTACGTTGACGGCCGTTTTCCCTGCGGTCATATCCTTGGTCGGAATCGACGTAGGAGGGCGAAAGGATGGGGTGAATTACGATGTGAGTCGCGTTCGATATTAGGATTCAAAACAGTTATATAGAAACGTTagtttattattaaaaatttcatatcaaTTTAAATTCGAACAGTTTTAAacagttttgaacaattttaacacaatttttaacaattattaacaatttttgacaaattttatcaatttttaacaatatttaacaatttttaaacaaagtttaactatttttaaccatttttaaccattttaaatattttaaacaatttcaatcaattttaaacaatttaaataatttaaatgttttattattacttttaaacaatttaaaattgttttcgacaattttgaatttttttaaacaattttcaaaaataaaaaaaaacattttttattaattttcaacaattaaacaaattcaagcaattttaaacaattttaaacaattttaaacaattttaaacaatttcaaacaattttaaacaattttaaacaactttaaacaattttaaacaattttaaacaattttaaacaattttaaacaattttaaacaattttaaacaattttaaacaattttaaacaattttaaacaattttaaacaattttaaacaattttaaaca
Encoded here:
- the LOC6034331 gene encoding corticotropin-releasing factor-binding protein, translated to MKGVLILCFHVLVLSFQAKAWHAVRNPFEFVKPPEKIHPVTDCMQVTSEDGEFVFRKVAPVVSAPKHGRLIDILGSAPSMEVCGLYFVTDPDKIVEVSVKHLDVNCDTGGLMSFVDGWELNGMYFPTEQDHPKGMEQRVEEFCNDPKLWPYSPVRKAFRSSQNAALVQYRIPISGSFVVSVRYLRNPDPCNVMAEGVAPYYTLRNHGKHRNCTLTAVFPAVISLVGIDVGGRKDGVNYDCDRPDSTDRLDIGGSPGLDSSDMDKSAAVCGKSLDAGPEQAIFCEASSVRLVSSGRHANQAMVSVRMADENDIPLATVLCDMRRKKKK